TAGCGATTCTTCACCCATAGCGCTGAATTCTGTTGGGGCTATATTTGGTGTGATGAAAACACATCAAGTATCCAAATCGAATCGTGCATTCCCGGGCGCTGTTCTTACTTCGTCGCTTATCCTCGTCGCTTTGAGCCTCGCAGGATGCAGTTCAGGCCCCGAATCACATGTGGTCTCCGCGCCTCCTCCGCCAACCGCACCGGTTTCGACCGCGGCGGTGCCGACAGCAACCGTGGCCACCTCCGGCTCGGGTACACCGAGTGCCACCGCAACTGCTCCCGTGATCATCACCCACCAGCCGCCCGTGCCGCAGACGGAAACGGTTCTCGCCCAGCCAACCTCCGACCACGTCTGGATCCCAGGCTACTGGCACTACCGCGACAGTCGCTATGTGTGGATCGCCGGACGTTGGGAAGTGCCGCCGCACCACGACGCGGTTTGGGTCTCCCCGCGTTGGGAAAAGGAGGAAAATGGGTACCGCTACTACGAGGGCTATTGGCGGTGATGCCGGCTAGCCTCCGTCATCGTAGCTGACCTGTGTCAGGTCCTTTTACGAACCCGCGTCGTAGATTTCGACTAGGACGACGCCGGTACCTCCATCAGCGCCCCTTACAAGCACCGAGTACTGGCCCGAGTCGAGCGTACGCACGATGGCCGAATCGGCGCTTCCCGGAGCCAATGCAAATGCGCCAACCCTTTGTGAAGTGTTCACAAGGTCTTGAGCGTCCGTGTTTGCTTCCCACCCTCCGTTTGCGGCGATGACTTTGTCGCCTTTCACCAATGTGAGATAGGGGCGCGCTAGTACCCCGGAAACATTGAAAGCCTGGAGGCCCGGTCCGACGCCACGCACCAAAATCCGGCGCGAGTTCACACCTTTGATGACGAAACCCGCAATGGCAATATTGGCATCTTTCCCCGCAAATGCGCGTGTCGACAGGTTAACCAAATTGGCGGGTTCGTTTTCCACAAACTCATACGCCTCGAAAAGAGCGATGCCCGTGCCTCCGTCCGAGCCGGTCACGTGAAGGCTGTACCCGCCCGACGCCAGCGTGGCGATCAGCGCTGCGTCAGGTGATGCAGGTTTCAACGCAAATGCACCCGCGGCTGAAGCGGCTTCGGCTATCGAAGCTCCATCGCCCGATTGGTCCCAGCCAAGTCGAGTGGCGAGCAAGGTCTCGCCGGAGTATAGTTTGATGCTTGGTTTGGCGAGTTGTCCGGAGAGACCAAAGTCACCCAGCGCAGGGCCCACCCCGCGAATCAGGATACGCTTCTTTCCTTCGCCTCTCACTGTGAAGCCGCCTATAAGCGTTTCGTTTCCTGATCGCGCGGGAGCGCGAGTCGACAAGTTGACGAGTTTCGGCGAGGAAAGCGGGAGACTGAATGTGCTCGGTGAACCTGGACTCAGGGCGATCCGCTTTTCAAACCGCTTTCCTGAGTGTTCCACGGTGATGATATAGTCGCCGAAGAATCCACGTCCCGAAAACCTCCCTGCTCCATCGGTGTTTCCGTCCAGATTTGTCCACCATTCCTCGAAGACGAGTTTCCGATAAGCTAGCGCGGCCGGTTTGGGCGACCAATCCGCCCGGTACATCGCCGCCGCAGGAAACCAATGCTCGGATTCCCAAAATCCCCACATCTGGATTCCCACGGTGGATGGGTGGCTGAAAGCGGCCGTATAGAAATCGCGCGTGTAGTCGGCCTGCATCTCCTCGTCTCGCGTATTTATGTCGAACTCAGTAATTCGGACAGGCAAACCGATCGTCGTGGCGTAACGGTCGAGCGTCGCCACCAACGCTTCTGGCGGAGTTGGATTGCCGCCCATGTGCGCCTGTAGTCCAATCCCCGTGATGGGAGCGTTGTTGGCCTTTAGGTAGTTCGCTGTCTCTTCGAAATGCGCAATATGCGCCGGATCACGAAGGATGTTGTCATTGCCATAATCATTCAGGAACAGCTTGGCAGAGGGGTGGTGTTCACGTGCTTTCTTGAACCAATCCACCTGGATCTGCTTCCCGAAAAGGTCCATCAAGTCGTGATTTGCAAAAGGCTCGTTGAGCACGTCCCACTCAGCCAGGTACTCCCGAGTTGCCTTCACGACGTTTTCGATGTGCTGGAGCACTTTGTTCGGAATCGTGCTTTGATTCGCGGTGCCTTTGAGGTCAGTGATCGATTTGGGGAGATTCGACCAGCCTGGCCAGACTAAGACGTGTCCGCGGACTGTGAATTGATGGTCGCGCAGCCATGAGAGCGCAGAAAGTGTCTTATCCTGGTTGAATCCCGGTCCCCAGTCGCCTTGCCACGCCAGAGCCTTGAGATCGTTCTCGGGCCCTGCGGCGTTGAAGTTCTCGAGGAGAATCCGCCTGTATCTTGTGTTTTCGGAACTCGGTTCGACCAACCGCGTGGCGACTACCGCCGTGCCAAACTCAAAGGCGTGACGCTGCATTCTTACCTTGATCGTTGCCCCGGCCACCGGATTACCCAAGGAATCGGTGACTTCGACAGTGAAGGCCCCTTTTCGATGCTGCTCGATCCGAGCAGCGGCTGCAGCCCGCCAGAGCGCGGTTGGTTCGCGTCCGACATAGGTTGACTTGCTTCGAGGGAGGTCGGACTCCTTCAACGTGGTTCCGTAGCTGATAGTGTCGAAACCGCCAATCTCGATCAGCTGGCGTTTGAAGCCAGCGCCGAGGACGATCTGTGCCTGCGAGGCCCCGTAAGACGCCGTCCAGGTAAATGGTATCATGTACTCCTGCCAGTCTGTGGTCAAAAACAGTTCCTGGCTGAGTGACTTATCATAATCTGCAGACCCTTTCTGCGCGTAAACGACCAGGCTTGCTCCACCGGTTTCCTGCGTGGTCTCGATGGCTCGCGCATAGAACCGGACGAATGCCACGTCGTTCTTTGCGACCGCCCCCGGGATATTTCGAATCAGCTGAACGTCCCAGGGATTCTGCTTGTCGGCAAGCGTCGCCAGGCGCCACGCCTCGGAGAAACCCGGGCCGCTGGAAGGGACTTTTGCGACGCTTGCAGGTGAGCCCACCAGTGAGAAACCGGCGAGTTGGTCTGACTCCGAAAAATAACGAGTTCCAGCTGGGTAGGGCGTTTGTGAATACATTACCGCTGCCAGACAAAGGAGGATTAGGATAAGGCCGCAAAGGGGTGAGCGAGCGTGCATGACGTTTATTGACAGTTTTGTGGGGGAGGGGGACCGTGCTTGACGTGTACCTGGCCGAGTTTGAGACGGCAAATACGACGTTGTTACACCATTAGATCAACACGGGAGGCGGGCAGACCGGATTTGTGAGGTCAGGCGTCGGTGCCATTCGACATCGCGCCACATCCCGACGAACTGTGGTCCGCAAAAATTGCTAGTCGCCACAGCTGCCCAACGTCCTGTCGCCACAGCCTTTTGGACACCGAACTCGCAGAGCTCCTTGACCCATCCCCAATCCAAACCAGGCCAGTCGCGGTAATCGACAACCCCCCAGCATTCAGTGGTGATCAAAGGCCTTTGATGGGCTCGAGACCACTCGGCCAAGTCTTCAATTCTGCAGGCCAGGCTTGATTGCCAATGCCCGGGGTCTGAGCGGTAGAGCTTCTCCGCGTGACGCACCAAGGCATCGTAGCCTTTCCACTCGAAGCGCTCGTAGTTGTAGTCGATCTGGCGATAGAAGGACGTGCAATTAGCCATCCACAAATGCGGCTCCAGAAAATCAAGCCAGCTCAGGTCAGGCGTAGCATAGGGACCCTCTTCCGGCGTGAACGAGAATGTCAGTGGAATGCCAGGGAAGGAATTCCTCAGCTCTTTCACAGCCGTGCGCATCCAAACGAGGGACTCAGGCTTGTCCCAGTCGCGCGCCCCCTGTGGCCCGCCTTTGAAGAAGGGAGCCCAAAGGTAAAGCGGCCATTCATTGCAGAGGTCGACATAGAGCACTGAGTCGAGCACGCCGTCTTTCTTGAGCGTCTCCAGCGTTCGGGCCCAGATCTCCGCATGACGCCGCGGGCTGGCGATCGCTTGACGCAAGTCATCGCTGTCCTGCCTGAACCAAGTGGAAAGCCCCACTTTTATCTTTCGTGCGGCGCACTTGGATATGAACTCCGACAATGACGGCTGAATTTGGATGCGCACCTTTGCCGGGCTTCCCCAGGCCTGGGTCGTCCAAACAGGGAGGATTTCCCAGGTTCGACTCGGATTTTCCGCGACGAGGTGCGGGAAGGCGTCAATCCGCACTGCGTTGTAGCCGCGCTCGGCTAGTTCATCCAGCGCGAGGTCCCAGGATTCGTATCCGGCGCCTGGCCAGCGCCGTTCGATCCACGAGAAATCCCACATGGTGATTGCGAGGGGTGCTTCAATTTTGAGAGGGGTCTCCGGGGGCGACATAATGGTCAGGTTCTACCCGATCGCCCGCCGGCTGAACATCGATTGGAGTTGACGTTAACTACGCTCGATCCTGTCGTTGGTGCGTGCCAAGCGTTAGCCTAAGACAAATTGCGGAACAAGCGGGGTGTACGCGCGCCACCGTTTGCTACGCGCTTCAGAATGCCTCGAACGTGTCGGTCGAAACAAAACGCCGTGTGCACGCGATCGCGGAAAGGATGGGCTGGCGGCCCAACGCCGAGCTTTCGCGGCAGATGGCGCTTACGCGCAGCACGCTGAAGGATTCCCTGCGATGCAACATCGCACTTGTGATCCAGAAGCCTGCCAAGGAGTTGGAATCCGATCCGATACCTCGGCGTCAATTTCGAGGGGCGATCGAACGTGCCGGTCAACTCGGATTCAATGGGAACGTTTTCAATCTCGCCGAGGAGGCGTTGTCCCCACGGCGGTTGCGGGCGATTTTCCATTCGAGAAATGTCCAAGGAGTGGTGTTTGTGGCGACCGTGGGCTCCAGTTTCAGTCGCGACTATCTGAATGTTGGAAAGGATTTCGCCACCTCGGTGGCAGCCGTACGCTACCCAGAGGTGGGATACCATGTTGCAATCACCGATTTCCTTGCGAACGGGCTGATCGCATGTCAGGCCATGAGAGAAGCCGGATTCAAGAGGATCGGGGCGATGATGCCGAAAGCGGTCGAAGAACCGCTCGATTACAACTTCAGCGCCGGACTCGTGGGCGGGTACCTCAAGCATTACGGAAAGGCGGACCTCCCGATCATATACGGCGCAAGTGAAAAAATCCGTCTGGTGCCAGAGGATCGCCCGGCGATTTTCCGCTGGATCAACACCCACAAGTTCGACGCGGTTCTCACTTCCGACCACTACCATTTTGCCGAGTACATTCAGGACTATCCTGGCCGGAAACCCCGAATCTTCAGTCTCAACTATCACACAGGGGCGCTCGGTGCCGAAGGTGGCGTGGATCAATTATATGAGCTAGCTGGAGCGGCTGCCGTGGACTTGGTCGTTGCTCAACTGCATCGCGGGGAACGCGGCGAGCCGGGTAGCCAGAAGTCCATACAGATTGCAGGGAAGTGGATTTGGCCTCGAAAGCGGTGAGACTTTGTCCGGCAATCAGGCGGGGAGGTTGGGCAGGGCTGTACTCGACTCAGCCTGGGAAATGGCCGCTGCGCTTCATCGCTTCCATCTGACGCATCATCTTCTTCGCACCACCACCCTTGAACATCTTCATCATCTGCTGCATCTGCTGGAACTGCTTCAGCAGCTGATTGACCTCGACGATCTTCGTGCCTGACCCATTCGCAATCCGCTGGCGACGCCGACCGTTTAGAATCTCGGGCTTGCGCCTTTCCTGAACCGTCATCGACAGGATAATCGCTTCGGTGCGGGCCATCTGCTTCTCGGCCTGACCATCGAGCTTGATGCCATTCATTCCCGGCATCATCCCCAGAATGCTCTCCATCGAGCCGAGTTTCTTGATCTGCCGCATCTGTTGCAGGAAATCCTCCAGGTTGAAGTCGGCCTTTTTGAGCTTCTCGGCCATCTTCTCCGCTTCCTTTTGGTCGATTGTCTCCTGGGCACGCTCGACCAATGAAACGACATCGCCCATCCCTAGAATTCGGGAAGCGAGACGGTCCGGGTAAAAAAGGTCAAAGTCGGCCGTCTTCTCGCCCGTGCCGATGAATTTGATTGGCACGCCCGTGATGGATTTAATCGACAAGGCCGCGCCTCCGCGGGCGTCGCCGTCGAGCTTCGTCATCACCAGGCCCGTCAGTTGAAGGGCGTCATGGAAGGTCTTCGCGACATTCACCGCCTCCTGGCCCAGGGCGCCGTCGGCGACGAGAAGGACCTCGTCCGGTTGAATTCGCGCGCGCAGCTGTTTGACCTCCTCGATCAGTTCGTGGTCGATTTGAAGCCGACCGGCGGTGTCGAAGAGGATGGCGTCCGCGCCTGACTCGGTGGCAGTCTGAAGTGCTTTTGCGCCAATCGCCGGCACGTCCTTGGATTGCCTGTCGGAATAGAACGCGAGTTCTTCCTGCTTGGCCAGGATCTCAAGCTGATCAATGGCCGCCGGTCGATACACGTCGCAGGCAGCGACCAGTGGGCGGTACCCTCGCTTTTTCAGCAGTTTGCCCAGCTTGGCGGTGGAGGTTGTTTTGCCGGAGCCGTGCAGGCCGACCATCAGGACTTTAAGTGGGCGAGCGGCCGATAGCTGAGTCGTTCCCTCGCCCAGCAGCTTCACCAATTCGTCGTGGATGATCTTGATAATTTGCTGACCGGGGGTGACCCCCTTGAGTACTTCCTGACCGACGCACTGTTGCTGCACACGGTCGACGAACTCACGCGCAACTTTGAAGTGCACGTCGGCCGATAGCAGTGCGGTGCGCACTTCCTTGAGTGCCTCCGCCATGTTTTCCTCGGAAAGGGTGCCGACCCCACGGAGGTTGCGCAGGGCGTTGCTAAGCTTTTCGGTCAGGGATTCAAACATGCGAGTGCCGAACAAAAGCCACGCTTACGCGTGATGCAATGCTCGAAGCTAAGAAGCAGGGACGTACGATCAAGTCGTGAGCAGCACTCGCTTGATCTCATTTATCAAGCTGTCCACTTCGAATGGCTTCTGGACAAACCCCGCCAGTCCCTTTCCCGTGAAACGACTGACGGCTTCCTGCTGATTGAACCCACTCATCAGGATCACCCGGACACCGGGATTGGTGTGTCGCAATTGGCGAAACGTCTCCTCGCCGTCGGTATGCGGCATTGTCAGGTCGAGGATCACCAAGCGAAAGCGGGTGGGGTCCGCGCGGTACTGCTGAATGGCTTGTGAGCCATCACAAGCGAGTTCCACCTCAAAGCCGTGGCGTTCGAGTATGCGCGCAGCCACGGTCCTGACCGTTTCCTCATCATCCGCTACCAGCACACGACCCGAACCGCGCCACACATGTGAAGGAAGCAACGGAACCGTGCTCTGAGTGGAGTTGGCATCGGTGGCGATCGGGAGGAGTATCTTGAAAGTGGTCCCCTTGCCCGGCTCGCTGTAAACCTTGAGGGCGCCTTGGTGGCTGCGAATAATCCCCATCACCGCGGCGAGCCCCAGGCCGCGTCCAGTAAATTTCGTGGTGAAGAAGGGATCAAAGATCCGCGATAGAGTGGCCGAATCCATGCCGCAACCATTGTCGCTGATTTCTAGAGTAACGTAGTCTCCCTGCTTCACATCGTCTCCACGGTACAATGTGCCCAGGTAGGCGGCGTCGACTCGGACCACCCCGGTCGTGATGGCAATCACACCACTTCGTTCGCCAATTGCCTCCGAAGCATTGATCACCAGGTTCATGATCACCTGACGGACCTGTGTCGGGTCAGCGAGCACGGCGGGTAGCTGGGGGGTAAGGTTAAACCGCAGCACACAGGTCTTGCTGATCGAAATTGAGATCAGATGCGTGGTTTCCTCTATGATCTGGTTGAGATTGATGGACCTCACCACAAAGCGACCTTTTCCTGCATAGGCTAAGAGTTGTCGGCAGAGGTCGCCGGCTCGGGACGCAGCTGTCTCGATATCATCCACCAACGGTATGGCGGGCGAAGAGACCGGGAGCATCTCCGCGACCAAGTTGGCATTACCCAAGATGCCAGTCAGGAGGTTGTTGAAATCATGTGCGATACCTCCGGCAAGCACCCCCAAGCTCTCAAGCTTCTGGGTCTCCTGAAGTTTACTTTCGAAGTCCCTTTGCCGCGCTTCGGCGTCCTTGCGATGAGAGATATCAATGATGCTTGCAACCACGGCCAGTCCCCGGGGGGTATCGATTGGGGTCAGACCGATTTCAATTTCGAATTCAGTGCCATCCTTCCGACGCCCACGCAGGTCGCGCCCCGAACCCAACCACCGGGTGGCCGGATTCTCCAAATACGAGGCAAAGAGCTGAGGGTGTCTCTTTCTCACCGAATCGGGGAGCAACACATCCACCTGTTTTCCCAGTAGCTCCCCCTTTGCGTAACCGAAGTATTTTTCTGCGAGGGCGTTGGCCAATGTAATTGTGCCATTTCCATCAACTCGGATGATCGCGGCCGGAGCGCATTCGATGATGGCATTCAGCTCTTTTTCCGCCTCTGACGCGGTGTCCCGGGCAAGAGGAACGGCTGCCTTCTGGGCTCTGGAGGCTTGATGCCTCTTGATGGACCAATAGGTCACCGCCGCGCCGACCCCTGCAGCCGCCAGGGCTGCAGCCAAATTCACTATCCACGCCATAGAGTTCATCAAATTGACAATGCTCCAACGAGGGACGGAACCTAAGGGGTTCAAGCCACGCCACTCGCCCGAGCACGCATCAGATGGAAGACGGTAAGAGCCTTGCTAAGCGAGCCCTTTTTACATGTCGGGAATCCGCCGGAACGTGCCTAGGCGATGCGTATTTCCTTGACCGCCATCCCCAGCTGCTGCTCCACAAGCTTGACTTTTTCGATCAGCGTGGAAGGGGGAAAAGGTTTCACGAGGTAGTGGGTCGCCCTTAATGTGCCCGCTTCGGTGATCTTATTGCGAGCGGTCAGTCCCGTGCTTATGATCACAGCCATCTCGGTGAAGCTCGGGTGGTTTCGCATCCTTGCAAGTAAGGTAAGGCCATCAATATGCGGCATATTGATGTCGAGGATTACGACGTCAAACTGCCTTGTCGGATCGGTAAGATGCCACCACGCCTCCAGTCCGTTGCCACAGAAAAGAGTCTCATGTTCCGGCATTGCTCCGAAGATCTCCCTCATCAGGAGAACGAAGCCTTCATCGTCCTCTGCCACCAAGATATTCATGCACATCCCTCCCATCGACTCAAAGGGGGATGGCAGAAGTGACGCATCGTCAAAACCCTGTAAAACTTTTACAAAGGCCGTTTGCATGAGCTGTGCGTGGACCGTTTGGAATCGAGTGTTGCCAAGCAGTGAAGTTGCGCATCCCATTTCCGGCTCTGTTGCCGTCCGCTCACGCGCGGTGACCTTTCACCCATGAATCCTGTTCTCAAGCTGTTACTCGAAGGCGGAAGCCTGACGACTGCGCAAATGGCGCAGGTCGCCGGTTTGTCGGTCCCTGAAGTGGAGCAGCACCTGGAACAGCTGAAAAAAGATAAAATCTTCCTCGGCTGGCGTCCGGTGCTCGATCTGTCCCGTGAGGCCGCCGCCGCTGCTGCAGTACGCGCCGTGATTGAGGTCAAGGTGACCCCTGAACGTGGGGGGGGATTCAATCGATTCGCCGAACGCATCGCCCGATTCGATGAGGTTGAGTCCTGCTACCTGATGTCCGGTGGGTACGACCTCCTTGTTTTCGTAAAAGGTGCATCGCTCCAACGGGTTGCCTCTTTTGTGTCCGAGAAGCTTTCGACGATTGAGGGGGTATTGTCGACGTCCACCCACTTCATGCTTCGCTGCTACAAGGAGCAGGGTTTCCTGCTCGACGTGACTGAATCGAACAGCAGCCGGCTAAACGTTGCGCCCTAACCCGTTCACCCGATGAGCACCGACAGCAAACGCTGGGTGGCGAGCCATGTGGCATCGCTTCCCAAAAGTGGTATTCGTGACTTCTTCGAACTCGTGGCGAAAATGAAGGGCCAGGACGTGATTTCCCTGGGTGTGGGCGAGCCCGACTTCGTGACGCCGTGGCATGTGAGAGAGGCCGCCATCTTCGCTCTCGAACGGGGCAAGACGTATTACACGTCCAACTTGGGAATGATCGAGCTTCGCCGGGCGATTTCGACCTACGTCGAGGAGCATTTTGGTGTGGTTTACAGACCCGACGATCAGGTGATCGTGACCGTTGGCGTGTCCGAGGCGCTCGACCTCGCGTTTCGCGCGTTCTGCAATCCAGGCGACAAGGTGATGTTTCATCAGCCCTGCTACGTCTCCTACCATCCCAGCATCACTTTGGTCCATGGGGAAGGGGTGGCGGTGCCCACCTATGCGAAGGACAATTTTGCCCTGACCGCCGAGGCGTTGGAGGCCGCATGGAAGCCTGGGTGCAAGATCCTCATGCTTAACCTCCCATGCAATCCCACCGGTGGCACGTGTAGTCGGGAGCAGCTCGAGAAGATAGCCGCGTTCTGCCGTGAGAAGGACCTGCTCGTTCTGTCTGACGAAATCTACTCGGAACTCACGTTTGAGGGCACGCACACAAGCATCGCGAGCTTCCCCGGAATGGCGGAACGCACGATCTTTCTTCATGGTTTTTCCAAGGCGTTCGCCATGACGGGCTGGCGCATCGGGTACGCTTGCGGCCCGGCGCCCCTGATCGATGCGATGATGAAGGTGCACCAGTATGCGATGATGTGCGCGTCGATTGTGGCGCA
This portion of the Opitutaceae bacterium genome encodes:
- a CDS encoding endo-1,4-beta-xylanase; this encodes MYSQTPYPAGTRYFSESDQLAGFSLVGSPASVAKVPSSGPGFSEAWRLATLADKQNPWDVQLIRNIPGAVAKNDVAFVRFYARAIETTQETGGASLVVYAQKGSADYDKSLSQELFLTTDWQEYMIPFTWTASYGASQAQIVLGAGFKRQLIEIGGFDTISYGTTLKESDLPRSKSTYVGREPTALWRAAAAARIEQHRKGAFTVEVTDSLGNPVAGATIKVRMQRHAFEFGTAVVATRLVEPSSENTRYRRILLENFNAAGPENDLKALAWQGDWGPGFNQDKTLSALSWLRDHQFTVRGHVLVWPGWSNLPKSITDLKGTANQSTIPNKVLQHIENVVKATREYLAEWDVLNEPFANHDLMDLFGKQIQVDWFKKAREHHPSAKLFLNDYGNDNILRDPAHIAHFEETANYLKANNAPITGIGLQAHMGGNPTPPEALVATLDRYATTIGLPVRITEFDINTRDEEMQADYTRDFYTAAFSHPSTVGIQMWGFWESEHWFPAAAMYRADWSPKPAALAYRKLVFEEWWTNLDGNTDGAGRFSGRGFFGDYIITVEHSGKRFEKRIALSPGSPSTFSLPLSSPKLVNLSTRAPARSGNETLIGGFTVRGEGKKRILIRGVGPALGDFGLSGQLAKPSIKLYSGETLLATRLGWDQSGDGASIAEAASAAGAFALKPASPDAALIATLASGGYSLHVTGSDGGTGIALFEAYEFVENEPANLVNLSTRAFAGKDANIAIAGFVIKGVNSRRILVRGVGPGLQAFNVSGVLARPYLTLVKGDKVIAANGGWEANTDAQDLVNTSQRVGAFALAPGSADSAIVRTLDSGQYSVLVRGADGGTGVVLVEIYDAGS
- a CDS encoding cellulase-like family protein; protein product: MSPPETPLKIEAPLAITMWDFSWIERRWPGAGYESWDLALDELAERGYNAVRIDAFPHLVAENPSRTWEILPVWTTQAWGSPAKVRIQIQPSLSEFISKCAARKIKVGLSTWFRQDSDDLRQAIASPRRHAEIWARTLETLKKDGVLDSVLYVDLCNEWPLYLWAPFFKGGPQGARDWDKPESLVWMRTAVKELRNSFPGIPLTFSFTPEEGPYATPDLSWLDFLEPHLWMANCTSFYRQIDYNYERFEWKGYDALVRHAEKLYRSDPGHWQSSLACRIEDLAEWSRAHQRPLITTECWGVVDYRDWPGLDWGWVKELCEFGVQKAVATGRWAAVATSNFCGPQFVGMWRDVEWHRRLTSQIRSARLPC
- a CDS encoding LacI family DNA-binding transcriptional regulator — its product is MPSVSLRQIAEQAGCTRATVCYALQNASNVSVETKRRVHAIAERMGWRPNAELSRQMALTRSTLKDSLRCNIALVIQKPAKELESDPIPRRQFRGAIERAGQLGFNGNVFNLAEEALSPRRLRAIFHSRNVQGVVFVATVGSSFSRDYLNVGKDFATSVAAVRYPEVGYHVAITDFLANGLIACQAMREAGFKRIGAMMPKAVEEPLDYNFSAGLVGGYLKHYGKADLPIIYGASEKIRLVPEDRPAIFRWINTHKFDAVLTSDHYHFAEYIQDYPGRKPRIFSLNYHTGALGAEGGVDQLYELAGAAAVDLVVAQLHRGERGEPGSQKSIQIAGKWIWPRKR
- the ffh gene encoding signal recognition particle protein, with translation MFESLTEKLSNALRNLRGVGTLSEENMAEALKEVRTALLSADVHFKVAREFVDRVQQQCVGQEVLKGVTPGQQIIKIIHDELVKLLGEGTTQLSAARPLKVLMVGLHGSGKTTSTAKLGKLLKKRGYRPLVAACDVYRPAAIDQLEILAKQEELAFYSDRQSKDVPAIGAKALQTATESGADAILFDTAGRLQIDHELIEEVKQLRARIQPDEVLLVADGALGQEAVNVAKTFHDALQLTGLVMTKLDGDARGGAALSIKSITGVPIKFIGTGEKTADFDLFYPDRLASRILGMGDVVSLVERAQETIDQKEAEKMAEKLKKADFNLEDFLQQMRQIKKLGSMESILGMMPGMNGIKLDGQAEKQMARTEAIILSMTVQERRKPEILNGRRRQRIANGSGTKIVEVNQLLKQFQQMQQMMKMFKGGGAKKMMRQMEAMKRSGHFPG
- a CDS encoding response regulator, producing the protein MAWIVNLAAALAAAGVGAAVTYWSIKRHQASRAQKAAVPLARDTASEAEKELNAIIECAPAAIIRVDGNGTITLANALAEKYFGYAKGELLGKQVDVLLPDSVRKRHPQLFASYLENPATRWLGSGRDLRGRRKDGTEFEIEIGLTPIDTPRGLAVVASIIDISHRKDAEARQRDFESKLQETQKLESLGVLAGGIAHDFNNLLTGILGNANLVAEMLPVSSPAIPLVDDIETAASRAGDLCRQLLAYAGKGRFVVRSINLNQIIEETTHLISISISKTCVLRFNLTPQLPAVLADPTQVRQVIMNLVINASEAIGERSGVIAITTGVVRVDAAYLGTLYRGDDVKQGDYVTLEISDNGCGMDSATLSRIFDPFFTTKFTGRGLGLAAVMGIIRSHQGALKVYSEPGKGTTFKILLPIATDANSTQSTVPLLPSHVWRGSGRVLVADDEETVRTVAARILERHGFEVELACDGSQAIQQYRADPTRFRLVILDLTMPHTDGEETFRQLRHTNPGVRVILMSGFNQQEAVSRFTGKGLAGFVQKPFEVDSLINEIKRVLLTT
- a CDS encoding response regulator; protein product: MQTAFVKVLQGFDDASLLPSPFESMGGMCMNILVAEDDEGFVLLMREIFGAMPEHETLFCGNGLEAWWHLTDPTRQFDVVILDINMPHIDGLTLLARMRNHPSFTEMAVIISTGLTARNKITEAGTLRATHYLVKPFPPSTLIEKVKLVEQQLGMAVKEIRIA
- a CDS encoding Lrp/AsnC family transcriptional regulator — its product is MNPVLKLLLEGGSLTTAQMAQVAGLSVPEVEQHLEQLKKDKIFLGWRPVLDLSREAAAAAAVRAVIEVKVTPERGGGFNRFAERIARFDEVESCYLMSGGYDLLVFVKGASLQRVASFVSEKLSTIEGVLSTSTHFMLRCYKEQGFLLDVTESNSSRLNVAP
- a CDS encoding aminotransferase class I/II-fold pyridoxal phosphate-dependent enzyme gives rise to the protein MSTDSKRWVASHVASLPKSGIRDFFELVAKMKGQDVISLGVGEPDFVTPWHVREAAIFALERGKTYYTSNLGMIELRRAISTYVEEHFGVVYRPDDQVIVTVGVSEALDLAFRAFCNPGDKVMFHQPCYVSYHPSITLVHGEGVAVPTYAKDNFALTAEALEAAWKPGCKILMLNLPCNPTGGTCSREQLEKIAAFCREKDLLVLSDEIYSELTFEGTHTSIASFPGMAERTIFLHGFSKAFAMTGWRIGYACGPAPLIDAMMKVHQYAMMCASIVAQEAALEALTRGWDSVVKMREQYHRRRDLIVRRLNEIGLKCHLPRGSFYAFPDVTSTGMTEKEFAVGLLEKQKVAVVPGLAFGENGKGHVRACFATAYEQVIEACNRIEKFVNGI